CCGCAAAGGATGCGCCGATACCGTACGCTCCTCCGCTGGAGAACGCGATGCTGCCGCAGGAAGCCGACCTGCTGAAAGCAATGGAACGGTTGTTGAAATTCTAGATCACCCGGCAAGGCGGACGTCGTCCGCTGCGCCCACACTGAGGACAATGACGGAACACGGACTGTCTCACGAGCAACTGCTCGATCTCTATTATTATCTCCGCCTTGCGCGTTCGTGCGACGAGGCGATACTCCGCCTGTACCGGCAGGGGAAGATGGTCGGCGGCGCGTATGCCGGCACGGGCAACGAGGCCACGGCCGTTGGCAGTGCGTTCGCCCTGCAGTCCCAGGACTATCTGTTCCCCATGCACCGCGACCTGGGGGCGCATCTTGTCCGTGGCCAGACGCTGGAGATGGTCTTCCTGCAACAGCTCGGCAGGGCAGAGAGTCTGACGCGTGGCCGCGATGGGACGGGACACTATGCCGATCCTGCGCGGCGCATCTACGGGAATGTGAGCCACCTTGCCGCCATGATCCCCGTCGCCGCCGGCGTGGCCCTGGCTTCCCGCATGAAGAACGAGCATGCCGTGGTATTGAATTACATCGGGGACGGCGGCTGCAACGTGGGTGATTTCCATGAAGGCCTGAACATGGCGGCCGTCATGAAATTGCCATTCGTCCTGATCGTCGAGAACAACCAGTTCGCGTATTCGACACCGGTGGCAAAGCAACACGCGGCGGAGCGGATCTCGGACCGTGCAGCGGGGTACGGGATCCCGGGCGTGACCATCGATGGGACCGATGTCCTCGGCGTGTATGAGGCCACCCGGACGGCGGTCGAGCGTGCGCGGCGCGGCGAGGGGCCCACGCTGATCGAATCGGTGACCATGCGTATGCAGGGGCACTCCGCTTCGGACGATGCCTCGTATGTGCCGCCCGGGCTGTTGGAAGAGTGGAAAGCAAAGGACCCGATCCTGCGTTTCGATCGGGCGCTTGACGCGGCCGGCATCCTGACGTCCTCCGGCCGGGCCGGGATCGAGTCGCGGATCCACGATGCGATCGCCCATGCAGTGCATGTGGCACTGGAAGCGCCATCCCCGGAAGCGAACGATGCGTTCGCAGGAGTGTACGCGTCCTGATGGCGACCATGACGTATATCGAAGCGCTTGCGCGGGGCATGTGGGAAGAAATGGAACGGGATCCGACCGTGTTCCTGATCGGGGAGGACATCGGCGCGTACGGCGGCGCGTTCAAGGCCACGAAAGGGTTCCAGGCGCACTTTGGCGAGGAGCGGGTGATCGACACGCCCCTCTCCGAAGCGGCGATCGTCGGCGCCTCTGTTGGTGCCTCGCTCCTCGGCCTGCGGCCCGTGGCGGAGATGCAATTCGCGGATTTCGTGACCTGCGGGTTCAATCAGATGGTGGTGAACGCAGCGAAGACGCACTACCGTTGGGGCCTGCCTGTGCCCATGGTCCTCCGGCTCCCGACCGGCGGATACATTCATGGTGGGCCGTATCACTCGACAAGTCCGGAGGCGTGGTTCTTTCACGTCCCCGGGTTGAAGATCGTGGCGCCGTCCACACCCTACGATGCGAAGGGGCTGATGAAGGCGGCGATCAGGGACAACAATCCGGTGATCGTGCTGGAGTTCAAGTATCTGTACCGGCGCCTGAAGGGTGAAGTGCCGGACACAGACTATGTGGTCCCGATCGGCAAGGCGGAACTCCGCAGGCAGGGCAACGACCTTACCGTGGTCACGTACGGGACCACGACCGGCTTCGTGCTCGATGCCGCGGAGCGGCTGGCTGCCGAGGATGGGATGGAGGCCGCGGTGGTGGATCTGCGGTCGCTGATGCCATGGGACAAGGACCGCGTGCTGGAGGCTGTACGGCAGAGCGGAAAGGTGCTTGTGGTGCACGAGGATGCGGTGACAGGAGGGGTGGGGGCGGAGATCGCTGCAACGATCGCGAGCGAATCCTTCCGCGACCTGGATGCGCCGGTGCGGCGTGTGGGGGCAGCCGATGTCCCTGTACCCTTTGCCCCAGCACTGGAAGAGGCGGTGTTGCCGGATACGGAACGTATCCTTGCGGCAATGAAGGAGCTTGCACGTTACTAGTCGAATGATCGTTGGACATGCACTAACTCATACAGGGTGATCTGATGGCACGTATCGAAGTGGTGATGCCGCAAATGGGTGAGAGCATCGCGGAGGGGACGATCGTCACGTGGCACAAGAAACTCGGCGATCAGGTGAAGAAGGATGAGACGTTGCTCGAGATCAGCACCGACAAGGTCGACTCCGAGATCCCCTCTCCCGCCGCGGGGGTGCTTGCCGAGATCGTGGTCGCGGAGCAGACGACCGTGGTCGTCGGCACCGTGATCGCATACCTTGAAACGGACGCCAGTGTGACGATCGATCCGAAGGCTGTGCCGGCCGCGGGACCGAAGCCCGCAGTGCCGGCACCGGTGGCCGCGCCGGCGGTCCATCCGGCAC
Above is a window of Ignavibacteriota bacterium DNA encoding:
- a CDS encoding thiamine pyrophosphate-dependent dehydrogenase E1 component subunit alpha; this translates as MTEHGLSHEQLLDLYYYLRLARSCDEAILRLYRQGKMVGGAYAGTGNEATAVGSAFALQSQDYLFPMHRDLGAHLVRGQTLEMVFLQQLGRAESLTRGRDGTGHYADPARRIYGNVSHLAAMIPVAAGVALASRMKNEHAVVLNYIGDGGCNVGDFHEGLNMAAVMKLPFVLIVENNQFAYSTPVAKQHAAERISDRAAGYGIPGVTIDGTDVLGVYEATRTAVERARRGEGPTLIESVTMRMQGHSASDDASYVPPGLLEEWKAKDPILRFDRALDAAGILTSSGRAGIESRIHDAIAHAVHVALEAPSPEANDAFAGVYAS
- a CDS encoding alpha-ketoacid dehydrogenase subunit beta; this encodes MATMTYIEALARGMWEEMERDPTVFLIGEDIGAYGGAFKATKGFQAHFGEERVIDTPLSEAAIVGASVGASLLGLRPVAEMQFADFVTCGFNQMVVNAAKTHYRWGLPVPMVLRLPTGGYIHGGPYHSTSPEAWFFHVPGLKIVAPSTPYDAKGLMKAAIRDNNPVIVLEFKYLYRRLKGEVPDTDYVVPIGKAELRRQGNDLTVVTYGTTTGFVLDAAERLAAEDGMEAAVVDLRSLMPWDKDRVLEAVRQSGKVLVVHEDAVTGGVGAEIAATIASESFRDLDAPVRRVGAADVPVPFAPALEEAVLPDTERILAAMKELARY